The Streptomyces sp. cg36 genomic interval CCCATTGGCAGTATTGACGCTCCCTCAGTTTCCGTTCCGCGCGCGCCACATACGTACCGGTCGTACACCCCTCTCCCGTTTTCGCGACAAGGGCTGACAGGGGTGTGCGACACGTGCCACGTTGTACCCCGCCACGCCGAGACGCACCCGCTCTTCGGGAGGACGTATGCCGCGGTACGCGAAGAATCCGAAAGAGGCCGAGCAGGACCTCATCGAATACTGCGAGGAGATCGGGTTCGACCCCGAGTGGGTGGAACCCCGCAAGTGGGCCTCCTCCATCGACATCGCCCAGGACAAGGAGCTCGGCTTCGCCGGGGCCCGCAAGACCATCGACAGCGACAAGGAAGACATGGTCAAGTCGGGCGCGAGGGACGCCCGCGCGGCCAAGCTGGCGGCGGACCCGAGCGGACTGCTGGCCGCCGTGAAGGTGAACTACAAGCTCAAGGGCTCGCTGGTGGGCACCATACTCAAGCAGTGCGCGGACGCGTACGTCGGCGGCGAGCGGGTCAACCTCGGGCTGGGCGGCACCCCGATGGACGCCGACGCCTACGGGGAGCTGCGCGGCGAGTGGGGGCTGGCGTCCGGGCTGGCGGGGGGCGGTGTGTTCACCGAGTTCGTGAGCCACGCCCCCCAGGACAAGGCCGCTCTCGGCAAGGGCTCCGTCGGCGGGACGCTCGCCCAGCGCAAGGTGCAGGGCAATCTGCTGGTCAAGATCTGCGGCGTGCGGTTCAACATGCACATCGACATCGCGGACTGACACACCGCCGGGGGCGGACCGCGCGTGCGGCCCGCCCCCGGTCGGTGGGACCGTGGATCAAGGGGTCTGCTTGGTCACCTCCAGGTCCGCGGTGGGCTTCTTGACGCTTCCGCCGGGCGGGCCGGTGGTGCTGGAGTTGTTGTCCGTCACCGGGTCCGCGGTGGCCGAGGTCACCGTGGCGGTGTTCTGGATGTCGGACCCGTCACCGGTGTAGGTGGCGGCCAGCTTCACCTTGAACACCCATGTCACCGAGGCACCGGGGGCCAGGGTCGCCCGCGGCCCGCAGACCACGTCGTGGCCCGCCGTGCAGGGGTCGTCCGAGGACACGAAGCTCAGCGCCGTCGGCAGGGTGTCGGTCACCTTGACCTCCTCCGCCTGCGAGGGGCCCTTGTTGGTGACGGTCACCGAGTACTCGAAGGTCTCGCCGGGCGCGACCGGTGTGTTGGTGACCGGCTTCTTCACGATGGCCAGGTCCGAGGAGGGCGGGTTGATCCGGCCGCCCGGCGGGGTGGCCGTGGAGGTGTCGTTCTCGCTGGTCGGGTCGATGTTGTCGGCGGTGACCTGGGCGGTGTTCTTCATGTCGCTGCCGTCGCCGCGGTAGGCGGGGTCCACCTTCACCGTCAGGAAGTAGTCGACGGTTTCCCCCACCTTCAGCGGGGCGGTGCGCCGGCAGGAGACGGCACGCCCGGAGACGGTGCAGCCGCTCGGGTTGGACGCCACGTACGACAGCCCCTCGGGCAGGTTGTCGGTGAGCTTCACGTTGTAGGCGTCGGCCGACGGGCCGTTGTTGGTCACCGTGATCTTGTAGTCGAAGGTGGTGCCCGGTGTCGGCGGGGTGTCGCCGACCGCCGTCTTGGTCACCGCCAGGTCGGCCGTGGGCTTGTTGACCTTGCTGCCCGGCACTCCGGCGGGCGAGCTGGTGTTGTTGGCCGGGACCGGGTCCTTGGTGTCGGATCCGACGGTCGCGGTGTTGCGGATGTCGCTGCCGTCGCCGGTGTAGTTGGAGTCCAGGCGCACCCGGAACTTCCAGGTGCGCGAGGCACCCGGCTCCAGTACCGCCTGGGGGCCGCAGGTGACGTTCTGGCCGCTCGCGGTGCAGCCGTCCGCCGAGTCGACGAAGGCCAGCTGCGCCGGCAGGGCGTCGGTCATCTTCACGTTCTTCGCCCTTGAGGGGCCATCGTTGTGCGCGGTGACCGCGTACTCGAAGGTCTCGCCCGGGGCGATCGGCGTGGTGGTGACGGGCTGCTTGGCCGCCCACAGGTCGGCCTGCGGTGCGGTGACCCCGCCGGGTGGCAGCACCGCGGTGCTGGTGTTGTTGGTGAGGTCGGGGTCCTTGGAGTCCGAGGTGCTGGTGGCGCTGTTGTGGACGTCCGA includes:
- a CDS encoding DUF11 domain-containing protein, with the protein product MRTTRRRRRRWLGASAAALLCALPQWSGLSPASAAVTPPGGLITYTLTAKNNGPSVARNATATDTLPEGITFVSSADGCTASGQTVTCGPEAQLGVGQSKKWKFVARLSPSYQGDGSDLGNAATGTSEATDPDPDNNKPKPVIPPGPFTPQSDISTVKTALGSGPTVPGQEYEYEIAASNAGPSDARNVTATDTLPDGVTFVSSGDPCTASGQKVTCGPQARLVPGGTAKWTFKVKLSSAYEGDGSDVHNSATSTSDSKDPDLTNNTSTAVLPPGGVTAPQADLWAAKQPVTTTPIAPGETFEYAVTAHNDGPSRAKNVKMTDALPAQLAFVDSADGCTASGQNVTCGPQAVLEPGASRTWKFRVRLDSNYTGDGSDIRNTATVGSDTKDPVPANNTSSPAGVPGSKVNKPTADLAVTKTAVGDTPPTPGTTFDYKITVTNNGPSADAYNVKLTDNLPEGLSYVASNPSGCTVSGRAVSCRRTAPLKVGETVDYFLTVKVDPAYRGDGSDMKNTAQVTADNIDPTSENDTSTATPPGGRINPPSSDLAIVKKPVTNTPVAPGETFEYSVTVTNKGPSQAEEVKVTDTLPTALSFVSSDDPCTAGHDVVCGPRATLAPGASVTWVFKVKLAATYTGDGSDIQNTATVTSATADPVTDNNSSTTGPPGGSVKKPTADLEVTKQTP